One stretch of Chryseobacterium indologenes DNA includes these proteins:
- a CDS encoding DUF2892 domain-containing protein, with amino-acid sequence MNKNIKIAVAGLLILLGLYMMIFTRNLGWGIVVFLLAAFPILLYFKNEYILLAFWQLRKQNMEKAAEWLTKITDYKGQLHKTQYGYFHYLLGLTQAQDHPTKVEPLMKKALEYGLNMKHDRAMATLNLAAAAISKGRKQEGQKLLDEAKRLDSAGMMTDQIKMMKDQLKMPTMQKHMHNPNMRNRGKFF; translated from the coding sequence ATGAATAAGAACATTAAAATTGCAGTAGCAGGACTTCTTATCCTTCTGGGACTTTATATGATGATTTTCACAAGAAATCTTGGATGGGGAATTGTTGTTTTTCTTCTTGCCGCATTTCCCATCTTGCTTTACTTTAAAAATGAGTATATCCTTTTGGCATTCTGGCAATTGAGAAAACAAAATATGGAGAAAGCTGCAGAATGGTTAACAAAAATTACAGACTATAAAGGACAGCTTCATAAAACTCAATACGGATATTTCCACTATTTATTAGGATTAACTCAAGCGCAGGATCACCCTACAAAAGTAGAGCCTTTGATGAAAAAAGCTTTGGAGTACGGTTTGAATATGAAGCATGACAGAGCAATGGCGACTTTAAATCTTGCAGCAGCAGCAATTTCTAAAGGAAGAAAGCAGGAAGGTCAGAAGCTATTGGATGAAGCTAAAAGATTAGACAGTGCAGGAATGATGACGGATCAGATCAAAATGATGAAGGATCAGCTGAAAATGCCGACTATGCAGAAACACATGCACAATCCTAATATGAGAAACAGAGGGAAATTCTTTTAG
- a CDS encoding trimeric intracellular cation channel family protein gives MHEQFNFAIEVLGTIAFSMSGSFAAMQKRLDPFGVLIIAFVTSVGGGTVRDLLLDIPVFWMHDLLMCALIIITSVISMVFKSLEKNFKVTLFIFDSFGLGLFTIIGIQKGLNVGIHPLICIGLGTITGCFGGIIRDILLNRIPLIFRKEIYATACIVGGAAFLLMTKYTPLSYTFIQIFTILLIVGIRTLAVKYHWQMPKFYGYDQTSEM, from the coding sequence ATGCACGAACAGTTCAATTTTGCCATAGAAGTATTGGGAACCATTGCGTTTTCCATGTCAGGAAGTTTTGCAGCGATGCAGAAACGGCTTGATCCTTTTGGTGTTCTTATTATTGCCTTTGTTACTTCCGTAGGAGGAGGAACTGTAAGGGACCTTTTACTGGATATTCCCGTATTCTGGATGCATGATCTTTTGATGTGTGCTCTGATTATTATTACCAGTGTTATTTCCATGGTATTTAAATCCCTTGAAAAAAACTTTAAAGTCACCTTATTCATCTTCGATAGCTTTGGATTAGGATTGTTTACCATTATTGGTATTCAGAAAGGGCTTAATGTGGGAATCCACCCTCTGATCTGTATCGGGTTGGGGACTATTACCGGCTGTTTTGGAGGGATTATTCGTGATATATTGCTCAACAGGATTCCTTTGATCTTCAGAAAAGAGATTTATGCAACCGCATGTATTGTAGGGGGTGCAGCATTTTTATTAATGACAAAATATACTCCACTTTCCTATACTTTTATACAAATTTTCACCATCTTACTGATTGTAGGTATCAGAACTCTTGCCGTGAAATATCATTGGCAGATGCCTAAGTTTTATGGCTATGACCAGACTTCAGAAATGTAA
- a CDS encoding four helix bundle protein, with product MKELKNYLLLSLKYFKVLSVLPYSDDISIIMKQVIRSSKIAANDRAKSEKKSARISVVLEEIDEIQLWLEIIEQLEYISPEKILFLKSEYEELVKVITKYKVKLTQI from the coding sequence ATGAAAGAACTAAAAAATTATCTATTGCTATCATTAAAATACTTTAAAGTACTTTCTGTATTACCATATTCTGACGATATTTCAATAATAATGAAGCAGGTTATCAGATCTTCAAAAATTGCGGCTAATGACAGAGCTAAATCTGAAAAAAAATCTGCTAGAATCAGTGTTGTGCTTGAAGAGATTGATGAAATACAACTCTGGCTTGAAATTATTGAACAACTGGAATATATAAGTCCGGAAAAAATTCTATTTTTAAAATCAGAATATGAAGAGCTTGTAAAAGTTATAACCAAGTATAAGGTTAAATTAACTCAAATTTAA
- the coaD gene encoding pantetheine-phosphate adenylyltransferase, producing MKIAVFPGSFDPITLGHYDIIERAAPLFDKLIIAIGQNSQKKYMFPLEKRMEFIQNSVAEFPNVEVDSFEGLTVDYCFEKNAQYIIRGLRNPADFEFEKAIAHTNRTLAHKKLETVFLLTSSGKSFISSSIVREIITHGGEYELMVPDSVRVER from the coding sequence ATGAAAATTGCTGTTTTCCCAGGGTCTTTCGACCCTATCACTTTAGGACATTACGATATTATAGAAAGAGCGGCTCCGCTATTTGATAAATTAATCATTGCCATCGGTCAGAATTCTCAAAAGAAATACATGTTTCCTCTTGAAAAAAGAATGGAGTTCATCCAAAATTCTGTAGCAGAATTCCCCAACGTAGAAGTAGACTCATTCGAAGGCTTAACAGTAGATTACTGTTTTGAAAAGAATGCCCAATATATCATCAGAGGTCTGAGAAACCCGGCTGACTTTGAATTCGAAAAGGCAATTGCCCATACCAACAGGACATTAGCTCACAAAAAATTAGAAACCGTATTCTTATTAACCTCATCCGGAAAATCATTCATCAGCAGCAGCATCGTAAGGGAAATTATTACCCACGGTGGCGAATATGAACTGATGGTTCCTGATTCTGTAAGGGTTGAAAGATAG
- a CDS encoding D-alanine--D-alanine ligase, giving the protein MNKKSVAVVMGGYSDEYVVSLKSGQLIYDSLDRNLYDVYKVVVLKDEWYFLAENDKKFPINKGDFSVTLDNGETLKFDVCFNIIHGTPGENGILQAYWDAIGQQYTGCDFYQSALTFNKKDTLAVLSKYGIPSAKSIYLRKGENIDVDKIVEELNLPLFVKPNQSGSSLGISKVKEKSELIAATEIAFNEDDEILIESFLNGMEVSVGVIDFKGETIVLGITEIVPTNEFFDYEAKYEGASEEITPARIDEETTKRVEEIAKRAYDSLGMSGFSRSEYILMDGIPYMLEMNTNPGFSPASILPQQAKHYGISIMDLCGNEVEKALNKRK; this is encoded by the coding sequence ATGAATAAAAAAAGTGTTGCCGTAGTAATGGGAGGCTATTCTGATGAATATGTTGTATCCTTAAAAAGCGGACAATTGATCTATGATTCTTTGGACAGAAATCTATATGATGTATATAAAGTAGTAGTTCTTAAAGATGAATGGTATTTTTTAGCAGAAAATGATAAAAAATTTCCAATCAACAAAGGAGATTTTTCTGTTACCTTAGATAATGGAGAAACATTGAAGTTTGATGTATGCTTTAATATCATTCACGGAACACCGGGTGAAAATGGAATTCTTCAGGCTTATTGGGATGCAATAGGCCAACAATACACAGGTTGCGATTTTTACCAGAGCGCCCTTACCTTCAATAAAAAAGATACGCTTGCCGTATTATCAAAATATGGAATTCCTTCAGCTAAAAGTATTTATCTGAGAAAAGGAGAGAACATTGATGTGGATAAAATTGTAGAAGAACTAAACCTTCCGCTTTTTGTAAAACCAAATCAATCTGGATCTTCACTGGGAATTTCTAAAGTAAAAGAGAAATCCGAGCTTATTGCTGCTACGGAAATAGCTTTCAATGAAGATGATGAAATTCTTATTGAAAGTTTCTTAAACGGAATGGAAGTTTCTGTAGGAGTTATTGATTTTAAAGGAGAAACCATCGTTTTAGGAATTACTGAAATTGTTCCAACCAATGAGTTTTTCGATTATGAAGCTAAATATGAAGGTGCATCTGAAGAGATTACCCCAGCAAGAATTGATGAAGAAACTACAAAAAGGGTGGAGGAAATCGCCAAAAGAGCTTATGATTCTCTTGGAATGAGCGGATTTTCAAGAAGTGAATATATCTTAATGGATGGGATACCTTATATGCTTGAAATGAATACCAATCCGGGATTCTCTCCTGCAAGTATTCTTCCTCAACAGGCGAAACATTATGGAATTTCCATCATGGATCTTTGTGGAAATGAAGTTGAAAAAGCTTTAAATAAAAGAAAATAG
- a CDS encoding PASTA domain-containing protein, translating into MLKSLFNWKVLVNLVVAIGVFVGLVWLTFRWLEYHTNHGQEIPVPNVVNKSVHDAVKILDDTGLEYEVDSANYDPKYRPFQVLQIYPAPGSRVKDGRTVRLKVNPRTWAQIAVPDVINKYSGLAFQRLDQVGLKIGDTIYEPSIQKDALLRILYKGNAVNPGARLPRFSVIDVVVGSGPMRNISIPNVVGLSVKEARAVITKSMFEVGLVEHEDGGKDESDIIYYQDPASGDVRDQGMQIDLWASKRTPAELRAKVEQLNSIYRMKVDTSLPPVRYEEVHNEPSYEAPVVPAPAPRRETPKAETPKPQPTTPKPTSTGTEKPKASTSTPATGNAAKPATSTATQQPVQKPKAKKVVVE; encoded by the coding sequence ATGCTTAAATCACTTTTCAATTGGAAAGTTTTAGTCAATTTAGTAGTGGCAATCGGTGTTTTCGTAGGGCTTGTATGGCTTACGTTCCGCTGGTTAGAGTATCACACTAATCACGGTCAGGAAATTCCTGTTCCTAATGTTGTTAATAAATCTGTACATGATGCTGTTAAAATATTAGATGATACAGGTTTGGAATATGAAGTAGACAGTGCCAATTATGACCCTAAATACAGACCATTTCAGGTTTTACAAATCTATCCGGCGCCGGGTTCCCGTGTAAAGGATGGAAGAACAGTTCGTCTTAAAGTGAACCCTAGAACATGGGCTCAGATTGCTGTTCCGGATGTTATCAACAAATATTCAGGACTTGCATTCCAGAGATTGGATCAGGTTGGATTGAAAATTGGCGATACTATTTATGAACCGAGTATTCAGAAAGATGCCCTTTTAAGAATCTTATATAAAGGAAATGCCGTAAACCCGGGAGCACGTCTTCCTAGGTTCTCCGTCATTGATGTTGTAGTAGGGTCAGGACCAATGAGAAATATTTCTATTCCTAATGTGGTGGGACTCTCTGTAAAAGAAGCAAGAGCGGTGATTACGAAGAGTATGTTTGAAGTAGGGCTTGTAGAACATGAAGATGGTGGTAAGGATGAGTCTGATATTATTTATTATCAGGATCCGGCCTCCGGAGATGTTCGTGACCAGGGAATGCAGATTGACCTTTGGGCCAGTAAAAGAACTCCGGCAGAGCTGAGAGCAAAGGTGGAACAGCTGAATTCTATTTACCGAATGAAGGTAGATACTTCTCTGCCACCGGTACGATATGAAGAAGTTCATAATGAACCAAGCTATGAAGCTCCGGTAGTACCAGCTCCGGCACCTAGGAGAGAAACCCCAAAGGCAGAAACTCCAAAACCTCAGCCTACCACTCCAAAGCCGACAAGTACAGGAACAGAGAAACCTAAGGCTTCTACGAGTACACCTGCTACAGGAAATGCTGCAAAACCAGCAACCTCAACTGCTACACAGCAGCCTGTTCAAAAGCCAAAGGCTAAGAAAGTAGTCGTAGAATAG
- a CDS encoding RluA family pseudouridine synthase — MSEDNEDFLDEELLESNSIDNIDIDEENKGLYEHLNIIVDPKQDPLRIDKFLLIHRQNSSRNKISQTCRAGNVIVNGAPVKQNYRVKPGDQISVLLTRPPRENVIIPQDIPINIVYEDEDLVVVDKEPGMVVHPGHGNWDGTLVNALAFHFEKNGSKSDLDRVGLVHRIDKDTSGLLVVAKNEYALSFLAKQFFNRTTKRLYWAFVWGNPQEEEGTIRGHIGRHPKNRMQMSVYEDGSQGKHAVTHYKVLERFKYMTWVECKLETGRTHQIRAHFKHIGHTLFNDERYEGHTPLRGVNLPKYKQFIKNVFEILPRHALHAHTLGFIHPTTKKELYFESPMPKDMEDAVKKWRIYLEN, encoded by the coding sequence ATGTCAGAAGATAACGAAGATTTTTTAGACGAAGAATTATTGGAATCCAATAGTATTGATAACATAGATATTGACGAGGAAAACAAAGGTTTATATGAGCATCTTAATATCATTGTTGATCCCAAACAGGACCCATTAAGAATTGATAAATTTCTATTAATACACCGCCAGAATTCTTCAAGGAATAAAATTTCTCAGACCTGCAGGGCCGGAAACGTTATAGTCAATGGTGCTCCAGTAAAGCAGAATTACCGTGTGAAACCCGGAGATCAGATCTCTGTACTGCTAACCCGTCCGCCAAGGGAAAATGTGATTATTCCACAGGATATTCCTATTAATATAGTGTATGAAGATGAGGATCTGGTAGTGGTAGATAAAGAGCCTGGTATGGTAGTACATCCCGGACACGGAAATTGGGATGGAACTTTAGTGAATGCTCTGGCATTTCATTTTGAAAAAAATGGATCAAAATCTGATCTTGACAGAGTAGGGCTTGTTCACAGAATTGATAAGGACACTTCCGGACTTTTGGTAGTGGCTAAAAATGAATATGCATTAAGCTTTCTGGCTAAGCAATTTTTCAACAGAACTACGAAGAGACTGTACTGGGCTTTTGTATGGGGAAATCCTCAGGAAGAAGAAGGTACGATAAGAGGCCATATTGGAAGACATCCTAAAAACAGAATGCAGATGTCTGTATATGAAGACGGAAGCCAGGGAAAACATGCGGTTACTCATTACAAAGTATTGGAGAGATTCAAATATATGACATGGGTAGAATGCAAGCTTGAAACAGGAAGAACTCATCAGATCAGAGCGCACTTTAAACATATCGGGCATACCTTGTTTAATGATGAACGCTATGAAGGGCATACCCCTTTAAGAGGAGTGAACCTTCCAAAATACAAACAATTTATCAAAAATGTTTTCGAAATTCTTCCAAGACATGCATTGCATGCGCATACCCTGGGATTTATACACCCAACAACAAAAAAGGAATTATATTTTGAAAGCCCAATGCCTAAAGATATGGAGGATGCTGTAAAAAAATGGAGAATTTATTTAGAAAACTAA
- a CDS encoding PorP/SprF family type IX secretion system membrane protein produces the protein MRKLYAIVCLALLSNAYKAQESLPYYQQYLLDGDFLFNPAQYGKTDYVQLNAIYQKQFSKFSESPNVQSVGINANIFDRVGAGLTIFRDSNGAESAGGITAGASYFIPLSSEGDRKDQFSFGTSVSLYNRNFDYTKINVEEQGDPLVKGDQQNIFMAYANFGLAATYRNLFGGVSVNDIALGNDKPIVNGWEPSPIKFFLNLGYNWHIADNIMLTPAAMINLNTNSTRVMDYNLMATFNNEVNAFSVGVSYRAAQNRFDSQQLEIAPIVKVRLNKIMIGATYNLGLSDIQTYGGNSFMIGLGYNFDNFINVRGYRY, from the coding sequence ATGAGAAAACTATATGCTATCGTATGTTTAGCTCTTTTGTCAAATGCATACAAAGCACAAGAATCACTACCATATTATCAACAGTATCTTTTGGATGGTGACTTCCTGTTCAACCCAGCTCAGTACGGTAAAACAGACTACGTACAGCTCAATGCGATTTATCAAAAGCAATTTTCAAAATTCAGCGAATCCCCAAATGTACAATCGGTGGGAATTAATGCAAACATTTTCGATAGAGTAGGTGCTGGTCTTACCATATTCAGAGACAGCAACGGAGCAGAATCTGCAGGTGGTATTACTGCGGGAGCTTCATATTTTATTCCTCTAAGTAGTGAAGGAGACAGAAAAGATCAGTTCTCATTTGGTACAAGTGTTAGTTTGTACAACAGAAATTTTGATTATACTAAAATCAATGTTGAAGAGCAGGGAGATCCTTTAGTAAAAGGAGATCAGCAGAATATTTTCATGGCTTATGCCAACTTCGGTCTGGCCGCTACTTATAGAAACCTTTTTGGAGGTGTTTCCGTAAATGATATTGCGTTAGGAAATGATAAACCTATTGTCAACGGATGGGAGCCTTCTCCAATCAAGTTTTTCTTAAACTTAGGATATAACTGGCATATTGCAGACAACATCATGTTAACTCCTGCTGCTATGATTAACCTAAATACAAACTCAACAAGAGTAATGGACTACAACCTTATGGCTACCTTCAATAACGAAGTGAATGCATTCTCTGTAGGAGTAAGTTATAGAGCCGCTCAGAACAGATTTGACAGCCAGCAATTGGAAATTGCTCCAATTGTTAAAGTAAGACTCAACAAAATTATGATTGGGGCTACTTATAACCTTGGATTGTCTGATATTCAAACGTATGGAGGAAACAGTTTCATGATCGGACTTGGATATAACTTCGATAACTTTATTAATGTTCGAGGATATAGATATTAA
- the hemW gene encoding radical SAM family heme chaperone HemW, with product MIYIHIPFCKQKCSYCNFHFSTSLNFKDEMLRAMKTEIQLRKGELENRSLKSLYFGGGTPSILSVDEINSLIDEVLHSFSFEKDIEITLEANPDDLDKNFLKQLAGTPVNRLSIGTQSFFEEDLKLMNRAHTASEAEGSIKRAQDFGFENLSIDLIYGSPTSNLEIWKENLHKTIALEVPHISSYALTVEPKTALDNWISKGKVKSPKEEEQNREFYYLSDFLKDHGFEHYEVSNFAKPGFYSRHNSSYWKYQEYLGIGPSAHSYNGADIRSWNIANNQQYIKKLSTKLLAKEEEILSKEDQFNEMIMIGLRTIWGVDLKRLKEKFDDRFMEYFQNEIRHKINEGILIIDNDHLKIPEKHWFMADGIASDLFMV from the coding sequence ATGATATATATTCACATTCCTTTCTGTAAGCAAAAATGCAGCTATTGTAATTTCCATTTTTCTACCTCTCTTAATTTTAAGGATGAAATGCTTCGTGCCATGAAAACTGAGATACAGCTTAGAAAAGGAGAACTGGAGAATAGGAGCTTGAAATCCCTATATTTTGGAGGTGGAACACCTTCTATTCTTTCTGTGGATGAGATTAATTCTTTAATTGATGAAGTCTTACATAGCTTCAGTTTCGAAAAGGATATTGAGATTACATTGGAAGCTAATCCGGATGATCTGGATAAGAATTTTTTAAAGCAATTGGCAGGAACACCTGTCAACCGGTTGTCAATCGGGACGCAAAGTTTCTTTGAAGAAGATCTTAAATTGATGAACCGTGCCCATACTGCGTCTGAGGCAGAAGGGTCTATTAAACGTGCTCAGGATTTCGGATTTGAGAATCTGAGTATAGATCTAATTTACGGATCACCTACTTCCAATCTGGAAATTTGGAAAGAAAATTTACATAAAACGATTGCGCTGGAAGTCCCCCATATTTCCTCTTATGCTTTAACCGTTGAGCCTAAAACAGCTCTTGATAACTGGATCTCAAAAGGGAAAGTTAAAAGCCCTAAAGAAGAAGAACAGAACAGAGAGTTCTATTATCTGTCAGATTTTTTAAAGGACCATGGTTTTGAGCATTATGAGGTTTCCAACTTTGCAAAACCCGGTTTTTATTCCAGACATAATTCATCCTATTGGAAGTATCAGGAATATTTAGGTATTGGGCCTTCTGCACATTCTTATAACGGAGCTGATATAAGAAGTTGGAATATCGCTAATAATCAGCAATATATTAAAAAGCTCAGTACAAAACTTTTAGCAAAGGAAGAAGAAATTCTTTCAAAGGAAGATCAGTTTAATGAAATGATTATGATCGGATTGAGAACGATTTGGGGGGTTGACTTGAAAAGGTTAAAAGAAAAGTTTGATGACCGGTTCATGGAGTATTTTCAAAATGAGATCAGACATAAAATAAATGAAGGTATTTTAATCATAGATAATGACCATCTGAAAATCCCGGAAAAACACTGGTTTATGGCGGATGGAATTGCTTCGGATTTGTTTATGGTTTAG
- a CDS encoding DUF4139 domain-containing protein has protein sequence MKKSLFLLPLFFSVLFFSQKPIFVKAKVVAVNVYRTSAELQNTVNVSLPSGTSEVVITNISDEIEDKSIQINTNNKNISILSVQYRDRYQSVYLENNNPNGKRIKDSIAILENLTAKIDIERKTNEKTLELLDKNQVLLVGSNTSSVAQLIQLTEYYKTKRNELSIAQLDINKKYTDTGLRLEKLKNRLKANTEVEETLSDGVLVLKVITATSGNAKMDIGYLAGSVSWEPFYEVKGTRLTEPLDITFKAKINQDTGLDWKGVKLSLINARSSRNNNAPVMNPWFLNSNKIEERINRAYSKSDTIMKEMQIEEVVMVGYGFKINENQLNTSFDVDIPYDILSNNEDHFINLKQIKIPVDYKYYTVPKYNKTAYLVANIKDFNKYELISGSASVIFENMYVGETRINPNLTDDKMSITLGDDKKISIRKEMINDKASEKFFSSYQEKTFTYDLVIRNNKKETISIDVKDQIPLSKDESVKIELLQSDNAEFDKEKGFLTWNVKISPSETKKIRVSYKVRFPKDFSITNLN, from the coding sequence ATGAAAAAAAGCTTATTTCTTTTACCCCTTTTTTTTAGTGTATTATTTTTTTCACAAAAACCAATATTTGTAAAAGCGAAAGTAGTGGCTGTAAATGTCTACAGAACTTCAGCCGAACTTCAGAATACAGTGAATGTTTCTTTGCCTTCAGGAACTTCTGAAGTTGTTATAACAAATATTTCAGATGAAATTGAAGATAAGTCAATTCAGATTAATACAAACAATAAGAATATTTCAATTCTTTCCGTACAATATAGAGATCGTTATCAATCTGTTTATCTTGAAAATAATAATCCTAATGGTAAAAGGATTAAAGACAGTATTGCTATTCTAGAAAATCTTACAGCAAAAATTGATATTGAAAGGAAAACAAATGAAAAGACTCTTGAACTTTTAGATAAAAATCAAGTTCTTCTAGTGGGAAGCAATACCTCAAGTGTTGCCCAGCTTATACAATTGACCGAGTATTATAAGACTAAGAGAAACGAGCTTAGTATTGCCCAGCTTGATATTAATAAGAAATACACAGACACTGGATTAAGGCTTGAAAAACTGAAGAATCGTCTGAAAGCTAATACTGAAGTTGAAGAAACGCTCTCAGATGGAGTCCTTGTTTTAAAAGTAATCACCGCTACTTCCGGAAATGCTAAAATGGATATAGGTTATTTAGCCGGAAGTGTTTCTTGGGAACCATTTTATGAAGTAAAAGGAACCAGGCTCACAGAACCTTTAGATATTACTTTTAAAGCAAAGATAAACCAGGATACAGGACTTGACTGGAAAGGAGTGAAATTATCTCTTATTAATGCACGATCTTCCAGAAATAATAATGCTCCAGTCATGAATCCTTGGTTTTTAAATTCCAATAAAATTGAAGAAAGGATTAATCGTGCTTATTCTAAAAGTGATACGATAATGAAAGAAATGCAGATAGAAGAAGTTGTGATGGTTGGTTATGGATTTAAAATTAATGAAAACCAGTTGAATACCAGTTTTGATGTTGATATTCCGTATGATATTTTGTCTAATAATGAAGATCATTTTATCAATTTAAAGCAAATAAAAATTCCTGTAGATTATAAATATTATACTGTACCGAAATATAATAAGACAGCTTATCTTGTGGCAAACATTAAGGATTTTAATAAATATGAGCTGATTTCCGGTTCTGCCAGTGTGATCTTTGAAAATATGTATGTAGGAGAAACTAGAATAAATCCTAATCTGACCGATGATAAAATGAGTATTACACTAGGGGATGATAAAAAAATCAGTATCAGGAAGGAAATGATTAATGATAAAGCAAGTGAAAAATTTTTTTCCTCTTACCAGGAAAAGACGTTTACTTATGATCTTGTTATTCGTAATAATAAAAAAGAAACAATTAGTATTGATGTCAAAGACCAGATTCCTTTAAGTAAAGACGAGTCTGTAAAGATTGAGCTTCTTCAGAGCGATAATGCAGAATTTGATAAAGAGAAAGGGTTTTTGACCTGGAATGTTAAAATTTCTCCATCAGAAACTAAAAAAATAAGAGTAAGCTATAAAGTAAGGTTTCCGAAAGATTTTTCAATCACTAATCTTAATTAA
- the murI gene encoding glutamate racemase, with protein MKTKKQDYSHLSPSQPIGIFDSGVGGLTVAKEIKRLLPNEDLIYFGDTKHLPYGEKSKEAIIEYSTKITNFLLEQNCKAIVIACNTATANALNEVMQSVAGKVPVIDVINPVAEKVAYEIHNNVGVIATKATVNSGLYKKSIRKHNKWIKVDELATPLLVPAIEEGFKNHPITHAIIYNYLSNNKLKNIETLILGCTHYPLLIDEIKQYYGNRVRVIDSPNIVANHLKIILDKYNLLNENNNKPNYHFYLSDITKNFEKISKKFFGKTIDLELKVL; from the coding sequence TTGAAAACTAAAAAACAAGATTATTCGCATCTTTCACCCAGCCAGCCTATCGGTATCTTTGATAGTGGAGTAGGAGGTCTTACTGTTGCTAAGGAAATCAAAAGGTTGTTGCCTAATGAAGACCTTATCTATTTTGGAGATACCAAGCACCTTCCTTATGGTGAAAAGTCTAAAGAAGCGATTATAGAATATTCTACAAAGATTACTAACTTTCTGCTAGAGCAGAACTGTAAAGCGATTGTAATTGCTTGTAATACAGCTACAGCAAATGCTTTGAATGAAGTGATGCAATCAGTGGCCGGAAAAGTTCCTGTTATAGATGTTATTAATCCTGTAGCAGAAAAAGTAGCGTATGAGATTCATAACAATGTGGGAGTGATTGCCACCAAAGCTACTGTAAACTCTGGTTTGTATAAAAAGAGTATTAGGAAGCACAATAAATGGATAAAAGTTGATGAGCTAGCTACGCCACTATTGGTTCCGGCTATTGAAGAAGGATTTAAAAACCATCCGATTACTCATGCCATTATTTACAATTATTTGAGCAATAACAAGCTTAAAAACATTGAAACATTAATTCTGGGCTGTACCCATTATCCATTATTGATTGATGAAATAAAACAATATTATGGAAATAGGGTTCGGGTTATTGACTCTCCTAATATTGTAGCGAATCATCTAAAGATTATTCTTGATAAATACAATCTTCTGAATGAAAATAATAACAAACCGAATTATCATTTCTACCTTTCAGATATCACTAAGAATTTTGAAAAAATCTCTAAGAAGTTTTTCGGGAAAACTATCGATTTAGAACTTAAAGTATTATAA
- a CDS encoding nitroreductase family protein has protein sequence MNFLDKMKTRYTVKKYNSQGNINEEQISQLKEILNLSPSSINSQPWNFIFVNRGELKSQLAEVSFINKEKVIDCSHLIIFQVIKNPEDFEKQIQENLPEGAVNYYRTRVKPKGEAYVKSWLAHQVYLSLGVLLSGCADMGIDSTPMEGIESELYDEILKNDKYETLFAVAIGKNWIRMPTSLNSIQNQD, from the coding sequence ATGAACTTTTTAGACAAAATGAAAACAAGGTATACTGTAAAAAAGTATAACTCACAGGGTAATATCAATGAAGAACAGATTTCCCAGCTGAAAGAAATCTTAAACTTAAGCCCTTCATCCATCAACAGCCAGCCATGGAATTTTATCTTTGTAAACCGTGGTGAACTGAAATCACAACTGGCCGAAGTTTCTTTTATCAATAAAGAAAAAGTAATCGATTGCAGTCATCTGATTATTTTCCAGGTGATAAAAAATCCTGAAGATTTTGAAAAACAAATTCAGGAAAACCTACCTGAAGGTGCCGTAAACTATTACAGAACCAGAGTAAAACCTAAAGGAGAAGCTTATGTAAAATCATGGCTGGCTCATCAGGTGTATTTATCATTAGGAGTACTTCTTTCAGGATGTGCAGACATGGGAATAGATTCAACACCGATGGAAGGAATAGAATCTGAACTCTATGATGAAATCCTGAAAAACGACAAGTATGAAACTCTGTTTGCCGTTGCTATTGGGAAAAATTGGATACGGATGCCAACCAGCCTAAATTCAATCCAAAATCAAGATTGA